From one Lycium barbarum isolate Lr01 chromosome 6, ASM1917538v2, whole genome shotgun sequence genomic stretch:
- the LOC132598697 gene encoding cocosin 1-like: MDLILASKKADKTIAEVEGLGGYYTWSSTQFPVLSQKKVAAGLLVLQPRGFAQPHYADSSKIGYVCEGECIVGLISPEDSKEEIIKIQKGDALPVTMGAVSWWYNGGNSEVTIIFLGESSDEYTPGEYCYFFLTGAAGILNGFHNEFIAQIFHMTETESEKFIKDQSSSNILIKINERTKMPDPSNKHELVFNFDSAKPNVEVKNGGVFTTLTGKNLPLLGDLGQSANRVVLEGGALFGPIFTADSSVQLSYVTKGSGCVEIVGLLGKKVLGPIVKEGELFFVPKFFPFAVRAEAGGMEFFSVITSSKQVYGQLSGGKKSIWEAASPSVLEASLNASPAVIQSFKSKIAKGAVIAPPSTI; this comes from the exons ATGGATTTGATATTGGCTTCGAAAAAAGCTGATAAAACAATAGCGGAAGTGGAAGGACTTGGTGGATACTACACTTGGTCAAGTACCCAGTTTCCTGTGCTTAGCCAGAAAAAAGTTGCTGCAGGATTATTAGTTCTTCAGCCTCGTGGTTTTGCTCAACCTCATTATGCTGATTCCTCAAAAATTGGATATGTTTGTGAAg GTGAATGCATTGTTGGACTGATCTCACCAGAAGATTCAAAAGAAGAAATTATTAAAATACAAAAAGGGGATGCCTTACCAGTGACCATGGGAGCAGTGTCATGGTGGTACAATGGTGGAAACTCTGAAGTCACCATAATTTTCTTGGGAGAATCGTCTGATGAATATACACCTGGAGAATACTGCTATTTTTTCTTAACCGGAGCTGCGGGTATTCTGAATGGATTTCACAATGAATTCATTGCTCAAATTTTTCACATGACTGAAACTGAATCTGAAAAATTTATAAAAGACCAAAGCAGTTCTAATATTTTAATTAAGATAAATGAAAGGACAAAAATGCCAGATCCATCCAACAAACACGAGTTGGTTTTCAACTTTGATAGTGCAAAACCCAACGTTGAAGTGAAAAATGGTGGAGTTTTCACCACATTAACTGGTAAGAATTTACCGTTGCTTGGAGATCTTGGACAAAGCGCGAATCGCGTAGTTTTGGAAGGTGGTGCATTATTTGGTCCGATTTTTACAGCGGATTCCTCAGTTCAACTGAGCTATGTTACTAAAGGAAGTGGATGTGTTGAAATTGTGGGACTTCTTGGTAAGAAAGTTTTGGGTCCTATAGTGAAGGAAGGTGAATTGTTCTTTGTTCCAAAATTCTTTCCATTTGCTGTGCGAGCTGAGGCAGGAGGAATGGAGTTCTTCTCTGTGATAACATCTTCAAA GCAAGTATATGGACAACTATCAGGTGGTAAAAAATCAATTTGGGAAGCAGCATCTCCATCAGTTTTAGAGGCCTCTCTAAATGCGTCTCCAGCTGTGATTCAGTCTTTCAAGTCCAAGATTGCTAAGGGCGCAGTGATTGCCCCACCTTCAACAATTTAA